The Microlunatus soli genome contains the following window.
ATGATGCCGGGGATGGTGTCGTTCCATTCGTGCCAGGTCTTCATCGGGATCGAGGACTTCAACAACGAGCCGGGTCGGGTGTGGGAGATGCCCTTGCCGGCGACCAGCCCGGTCCGGGCCGGCGCTAATCGTCGGTCGATGGTGGCTGCCGACATCTGCCGGACCTGGACGATCACGGCCGGATCGATGTCGGCCAGGTGGCCATGCCGGGCAAGGTTGTTCAGCACCTCGTCCAGTGCCGGTTTCAGTCGCTTCCCGGCCGGGCCGTCCAGTGCTGCCCAGCACCGCTCCAACACCTCGATCGCTGCTGGGCCGTAGGTCAGAGCCGGTTCTCGTCGTTTCCGCGGGGCAGAGCCGTGCTGGGGATCGGCCAGCAGGGTCCGGATCGCCTTCCGGGCATGGTCACGATGCCAGCCCGTTACCCCACACACCGAGTCCAGGATCGCCGACTTCTCCACCTTCGACGCCTTCGGCCACTTGGCTAACTGAGCCTGCGTGATCGCCTTCCGCGCAGCCAACGAGAGCTCCATCCATGAGGGATCCCACGCGGGCATCTTGAGATGAGTCAACGACACGACCTACGCGGGCACTTTGGATGAGTCAACGCGCTATTTTGACCCTCCGCATCTCAGCAGATAACCTTGTTCCTTGTGTTCGGGCTTGCCCGACACTTTGCGCGTGCCCGAGCGCGCCACCGAAGCTCAGCGGCCGGATCCCATCTGATCCTGCCGCGACCCGTGTGGCGCGACCGTCAAGTACCGAACGGATCCGTGAGCGTCCCTGTGGCGTGCGGTCCGCCCCGGCCAGGCTCGTGCATGCAGGGAGTACGAGCAGGTCAGACCAGAACAGAGAGAGAAGCGGTGCCCACAATCCAGCAGTTGGTCCGTAAGGGCCGTGCCGACAAGGTGGCCAAGAACAAGACGCCCGCGCTGCAGCAGTCGCCGCAGCGCCGTGGCGTGTGCACCCGGGTGTACACCACCACCCCGAAGAAGCCGAACTCGGCGCTGCGCAAGGTGGCTCGCGTGAAGCTGTCCTCCGGCATCGAGGTCACCGCCTACATCCCGGGTGTGGGTCACAACCTGCAGGAACACTCGATGGTCCTCGTCCGTGGCGGACGTGTGAAGGACCTCCCGGGTGTCCGCTACAAGATCGTTCGCGGTTCGCTCGACACCCAGGGTGTCAAGAACCGCAAGCAGGCTCGCAGCAAGTACGGCGCGAAGAAGGAGAAGTAATGCCGCGCAAGGGTCCCGCCCCGAAGCGACCGGTCCTCGTCGACCCGGTCTACGGCTCGCCGCTGGTCAGCCAGCTGGTCAGCAAGATCCTGCTGGACGGCAAGAAGACCGTCGCGCAGAACATCGTCTACACCGCGCTGGAGGGCACCCGCGCGAAGACCGGTGTTGATCCCGTACAGACCCTGAAGCGCGCGCTGGACAACGTCCGCCCGAGCCTGGAGGTCAAGAGCCGCCGCGTCGGTGGCGCCACCTACCAGGTGCCGGTCGACGTCAAGCCCGCCCGGTCCACCACGCTGGCGATGCGCTGGCTGGTCAGCTTCTCCCGCTCCCGCCGGGAGAAGACGATGG
Protein-coding sequences here:
- the rpsL gene encoding 30S ribosomal protein S12, whose protein sequence is MPTIQQLVRKGRADKVAKNKTPALQQSPQRRGVCTRVYTTTPKKPNSALRKVARVKLSSGIEVTAYIPGVGHNLQEHSMVLVRGGRVKDLPGVRYKIVRGSLDTQGVKNRKQARSKYGAKKEK
- the rpsG gene encoding 30S ribosomal protein S7 gives rise to the protein MPRKGPAPKRPVLVDPVYGSPLVSQLVSKILLDGKKTVAQNIVYTALEGTRAKTGVDPVQTLKRALDNVRPSLEVKSRRVGGATYQVPVDVKPARSTTLAMRWLVSFSRSRREKTMAERLMNELLDASNGLGASVKRREDTHKMADANRAFAHYRW